In Castor canadensis chromosome 11, mCasCan1.hap1v2, whole genome shotgun sequence, a single genomic region encodes these proteins:
- the LOC141413978 gene encoding uncharacterized protein produces MVQDHSDSCAEGLQAPARGSPITASSFPVERPQSPPKWPGGASPALCPPSTPGDHQQDLTPALPFHSAPPLTSDLQDLDDPATIPIWPATSSLQYCDAVCGPEHKLTPGASFVLSLHLDRMVPGIPCTQLDPGGRLTPPATPQIPSRLHHGALSSSSSPQHPCVEIWCRTSTGNTVQRAGSSLVVMRGQAEEGRKETNRSLEAEDSTGSTPNV; encoded by the coding sequence GCCTCCAGGCCCCTGCCCGTGGATCCCCCATCACCGCTTCTTCCTTCCCAGTTGAACGTCCGCAAAGTCCTCCTAAGTGGCCTGGAGGTGCCAGCCCTGCCCTGTGCCCTCCATCCACACCGGGTGACCATCAACAGGACCTCACTCCAGCTCTGCCCTTTCACTCAGCTCCTCCCCTGACCTCTGACCTCCAGGACCTGGATGACCCAGCCACCATTCCCATCTGGCCTGCTACCTCTTCTCTGCAATACTGTGACGCTGTCTGTGGCCCAGAGCACAAATTAACCCCTGGGGCCTCATTTGTTCTGTCTCTTCACCTGGACAGAATGGTGCCTGGGATTCCCTGCACTCAGCTGGACCCAGGAGGTCGTCTCACTCCTCCAGCCACACCCCAAATCCCCTCCAGACTGCACCATGGCGccctctcctcctccagctcTCCACAGCATCCCTGCGTGGAGATCTGGTGCAGGACTAGCACGGGGAACACAGTCCAGAGGGCTGGGTCCTCACTGGTGGTGATGAGAGGTCaggcagaggaagggaggaaggaaaccaACAGATCGCTGGAGGCTGAAGACAGCACTGGAAGTACTCCAAATGTCTGA